In Candidatus Yanofskybacteria bacterium, the DNA window ACTCAAATTTCGCTATAAAACCGGCGTAACGGATTTTTATCATTGCCCTAAGGAAAAGATTTTTAACGTCATTCGGATTGCCGGCAAGATTTTCTTGAGTTAATGCCAATCCCGCAAATACTTCTTCTTTAAACTTTTCCACCAAATATTGGGCATGCGTGTTTTTACGAACTGTGTCTATGTCCGCACTTTCAGTTCGTAATTGTGAGGGTAGGACTTTAGACAATTCTTGCCATAAAATTTCAGCTAACAATTGGCAAAAAAATGGTTCTTTAGGAAAAGCGGCTCGAAGTTCTTCCGCTTCTTTTCTGGCTTCCACGGTTTTGCCTGAATAGTAGAAAAAAAGGGCAGAATCTATTTTTTTATCTCTTTCTGACTCATCAGGCACAGCATTTGCCAACCCGGCTGAAAAAATCCAAATGAGCAAAAGCAAATAAACCCTCACAACACCCCCCTATTTTTAATGAAGCTATAATATATATTCTATACTAAAAGTTGTCATCAGTCAATTAATATATCTTGGGCTAAGAATTAAAATTAACTTATGGGTTTTATAATAAAAGCCGCGCTGGGACTATTAACGATCGCTGTTACCGGAGGATTTCTGATTAATGAAATTCCGTCTTGGAAACAACGGGTAATAGAAGTAATGAATCCAGCCGCAAAAGAGGCGCGTCTCTTGGGAGAACTGACAACTAATTTTGATGAACTTGAAAAAAACATTGGGGACGGCAAGAATAAAGACTTATTGGACAAATCACGTGGCATTTTGCAAGACATAACCAACTTGAACCAAAAAAATTCCGGAATAATCAAGCAGCAAGTCGGAAAAATTATAAACGCACTTATTGACCGCACGCCATATCCGGCGGATCATCTTTCTCCTGCGCAAAATACTGACACTCAAGTCTGTCCCACTCCAACAATCTAAAAACCCCTTTCGGGGTTTTTAGATTGGGTAAGCGATTAGTAATCGCGTCCGCCACCGCCGTAACCGCCTCGGCCACCGCCGAATCCGCCACGGCCACCGCCACCAAACCCGCCAGTGCGCGGAGCGCGCGGCTGCATCGGTCTGGCTTCATTTACGACTATCTGTCTGCCATCCAAATCCTGGCCATTGAACATTTCAACAGCCTTGGCGGCCTCTTCATCCGTGGACATTTCCACGAAACCGAAGCCCTTGGAACGACCAGACATTTTGTCGGTGATGACTGCGGCTGATTCCACTGTTCCGGCTTGGGAAAAGTGCTGTTTCAGCTGGTCATCAGTCGTGCTGTAGGACAAACTGCCTACATATAACTTTTTAGCCATTTACTCGTGCAAATAGACAAAAGAACGCGGATTCCCTTAAGAATCTGCGAAAATGAGTGAATTCGCACTATTTTAACTGTAGGAAGACCTATTCCCTAATGCCCAGCTTACGGTTTCCCTACAGCAAATGGCTATGAGAACACACACCTACAATATATTAAGTATAGCAAAATACGATTTTAAAGTCAAATTTTGCTAGTTAACATAGAATACGTAAGTTATTTTTTAGAACGAAAATCACCGAAACCGAAATCCGGTACATTGCGTTCGAGACCGGCAATGTTGCGATAAGCATTAACAAAAGAACGGATTTGCAATTCGGTTATCTGGTCTAATTTATCAAGTTTAAAAACATGCTCCCAAGCAACAATGGCAATCGGCGAATCGTTGGCCACACGCGGAGTCATAATAATGCGAAACCCGTAATCCTTGGCGATTTTGGCCAACGCTTCAATTTGTTCCGGCGCTAAATCCGGCTTATAAGCAAACCAAATATGGCCATGTTCAAGGTTGTGTATCAACTGCTCATCCGGAAATTCTTTATCATAAATTCCCGTTTGCACCGCCGCGGCATAGTGCCAACCGCCGCTGGGCGGATTGGAATTATAAGCGGAATGCGTCGCGCCTATGTCTATGTGTTCGCGCGATTGGGCCTCATAAAATTGCCCGGGAACCGGAGCCGATTCACGCATTACTAGTTTATAAATCCCCGATACGGCCAAAAATAAAACAACAATAAAAATGCCTCGGCGTAGAAGTTTTTTAATGTTCATATTTTTTTGCCTGATGGCTGTTTCTTTTTCTTTTTGCTCTTTTTTGGCAAAATATTCGTTCATCCTGTACGAGACAGGAAATGATTTATTGAGTAAATCATTTCCGTGCCTATTAATAAGTTACTTTTCATTAATCCCACCCGGATAGCCATTGTAACTCATCTTTGTTATTGGCAATGGCTATCTCGTTCGGGATTCATAATAAATTATTGTATCATAACTCTATGTTTTTGAAAATTTTAAAACTTTTTAAGAATGCCGAGATTTTTTTCTTGGTTTTATTCCACCATGACCATTTGCCACCAAAAAGCATATCTAAACCAATTAACAACAAAACTGAACCGGGTGTAAACGGGGTTAATAAAATTATTAAGCCCAAAATTATAAAAATTGTTCCCCAGAATTTTCTATTGAGATTCTTCATTGATTTACGCAGGCGTTGAAAATCCTCACTTGCTCATTGTATTGGTCAACTAAGCTTTTAAGTTGGGCGATG includes these proteins:
- a CDS encoding RNA-binding protein → MAKKLYVGSLSYSTTDDQLKQHFSQAGTVESAAVITDKMSGRSKGFGFVEMSTDEEAAKAVEMFNGQDLDGRQIVVNEARPMQPRAPRTGGFGGGGRGGFGGGRGGYGGGGRDY
- a CDS encoding DUF3105 domain-containing protein codes for the protein MNEYFAKKEQKEKETAIRQKNMNIKKLLRRGIFIVVLFLAVSGIYKLVMRESAPVPGQFYEAQSREHIDIGATHSAYNSNPPSGGWHYAAAVQTGIYDKEFPDEQLIHNLEHGHIWFAYKPDLAPEQIEALAKIAKDYGFRIIMTPRVANDSPIAIVAWEHVFKLDKLDQITELQIRSFVNAYRNIAGLERNVPDFGFGDFRSKK